From the genome of Anopheles merus strain MAF chromosome X, AmerM5.1, whole genome shotgun sequence, one region includes:
- the LOC121594702 gene encoding type-1 angiotensin II receptor-associated protein-like, with product MDIQRAMNSMHTRLKLIAFVHFILIVLALGSAWLPSAYLFYNLLYLVALFWAIHCRESIDAVQICAVINGFSFFFDLMGIISYFPSHGIFSAVFAILNLVLRPFSLLLLQRELSDRGGSFEFGQGGTGGVGERPTSYEDIDAPHQQTPSHGQVNVGIFK from the exons ATGGATATTCAGCGAGCGATGAATTCGATGCACACCCGCCTGAAG CTGATAGCATTCGTGCACTTCATCCTGATCGTGCTGGCCCTCGGCAGTGCCTGGCTACCGTCCGCCTATCTGTTCTACAACCTGCTCTACCTGGTGGCACTGTTCTGGGCGATACATTGCCGCGAATCGATCGATGCGGTTCAAATC TGTGCCGTCATCAATGGGTTTAGCTTTTTCTTCGATCTGATGGGCATCATCTCCTACTTCCCGTCGCACGGTATCTTTTCCGCGGTGTTTGCCATCTTGAATCTCGTGCTGCGACCGTtcagcctgctgctgctgcagcgcgaACTGTCCGACCGCGGCGGGAGCTTCGAGTTCGGGCAGGGCGGCACGGGCGGTGTCGGCGAACGTCCGACCAGCTACGAGGATATCGATGCACCGCACCAGCAAACGCCGTCGCACGGTCAGGTGAATGTGGGTATATTTAAGTGA
- the LOC121594693 gene encoding RNA-binding motif protein, X-linked 2, which translates to MNPMTNMKNVTKLSEQDLKLGGKSSWHDQYKSSAWIFVGGLPYDLTEGDVLCVFSQYGEIVNVNLVRDKATGKSKGFAFICYEDQRSTVLAVDNLNGIKLVGKTLRVDHVQDYRPPKETDKTDDETRQLYMEGCAPKAEHPRPEKQKDQTVKSEKRHKSIKKE; encoded by the exons ATGAATCCAATGAC aaacatgaaaaatgtcaccaagctcAGCGAGCAGGATTTGAAATTGGGCGGCAAAAGCTCGTGGCATGATCAGTACAAGTCGAGCGCTTGGATCTTCGTCGGCGGCCTGCCCTACGACCTTACCGAAGGCGACGTCCTGTGCGTGTTTTCGCAGTACGGGGAGATAGTGAACGTCAACCTGGTGCGCGACAAGGCGACCGGCAAGTCGAAGGGGTTCGCTTTCATTTGCTACGAAGATCAACGGTCAACCGTCCTGGCGGTGGACAATCTGAACGGCATTAAGCTCGTGGGCAAAACGCTCCGCGTCGACCACGTGCAGGACTACCGGCCTCCTAAGGAGACGGACAAAACGGACGACGAGACACGCCAGCTATACATGGAAGGATGCGCACCGAAGGCAGAGCACCCTAGACCAGAAAAGCAAAAGGACCAAACGGTGAAGTCGGAAAAGCGCCACAAATCGATCAAGAAAGAATGA
- the LOC121594233 gene encoding origin recognition complex subunit 5, with the protein MEAFVKQIAGVLPCRDGYVRQLYRYYRKGDQFPPALYIYGQSSTGKGAILREVFRCRSAADESLRCAQLSAISCYTNKILFETIVRQLEGAELSQSNHYSTDCKLEYAKDFLAALRQRLDPAHSYVIVVRHAERLRDMAHNLLPLFLQLPEATGLNVSVVLVSSLPFEKFYTKAGLPPVMKLFVPEYTRADMQRILMNDYTPHVQGLGGQQSAPDQLWLAAITEEFHRNYVSLFLGTFWKVCRDVKELRLVAAECFPAYCEPVRDGIIPAHDSMKLWRNITKTLRAALSTMYMRLGTKTAGSGVAPDGTAWLAQNLELPYYAKYLLIAAYLASNNAAKEDRRLFMKNHGKQRKRLQAVNARAKVTEKMTTKLGPKAFNVDRLLAIFYAILDEQVGLTCNLLAQISTLVHLKLLTYASSAEGGAGGSAMLDGSATRLQCTVGMDFILQIGRMVGFNVRQYLTDFF; encoded by the exons ATGGAGGCATTTGTGAAGCAGATCGCCGGGGTACTGCCCTGCCGGGACGGGTACGTGCGCCAGCTGTACCGCTACTACCGCAAGGGCGATCAATTTCCCCCCGCCCTCTACATCTACGGCCAATCATCGACCGGGAAAGGTGCGATCTTGCGCGAAGTGTTCCGGTGCCGATCGGCCGCGGACGAATCGCTGCGATGCGCCCAGCTGAGCGCGATCAGCTGCTACACCAACAAGATACTGTTTGAAACGATCGTCCGCCAGCTGGAGGGAGCGGAGCTGTCGCAGTCCAACCACTACAGCACCGACTGCAAGCTCGAGTACGCGAAGGACTTCCTTGCCGCGCTGCGCCAGCGGCTCGATCCGGCCCACTCGTACGTGATCGTGGTGCGCCATGCGGAGCGGCTGCGTGACATGGCCCACAACCTGCTGCCACTGTTTCTGCAGCTGCCGGAAGCGACCGGACTGAACGTGTCGGTGGTGCTGGTGTCGTCGCTGCCGTTCGAAAAGTTCTACACCAAAGCGGGGCTGCCGCCGGTCATGAAGCTGTTCGTACCGGAGTACACGCGCGCCGACATGCAGCGCATTCTGATGAACGATTACACGCCG CACGTGCAGGGACTTGGCGGGCAACAGTCCGCCCCGGACCAGCTCTGGCTAGCCGCGATCACGGAGGAGTTCCACCGCAACTACGTCAGCCTGTTTCTCGGCACCTTCTGGAAAGTGTGCCGCGACGTGAAGGAGCTTCGCCTGGTGGCAGCCGAATGTTTCCCCGCCTACTGTGAGCCGGTGCGGGACGGCATCATACCGGCGCACGATTCGATGAAGCTGTGGCGCAACATTACGAAGACGCTGCGCGCCGCCCTGAGCACGATGTACATGCGGCTCGGCACGAAAACCGCCGGCAGCGGTGTCGCACCGGACGGGACGGCCTGGCTGGCCCAGAACCTGGAGCTGCCGTACTACGCCAAGTACCTGCTCATTGCCGCGTACCTGGCGAGCAACAATGCGGCCAAGGAGGACCGGCGGCTGTTCATGAAGAACCACGGCAAGCAGCGGAAGCGACTGCAGGCGGTAAATGCCCGCGCGAAGGTAACGGAAAAGATGACCACTAAGCTCGGCCCGAAGGCGTTCAACGTCGACCGGTTGCTGGCCATCTTTTACGCCATCCTGGACGAGCAGGTGGGGCTGACGTGCAATCTGCTCGCGCAAATCTCCACCCTGGTGCACCTGAAGCTGCTAACGTACGCGTCGTCGGCCGAGGGCGGTGCCGGTGGCAGCGCCATGCTGGACGGTTCGGCCACTCGGCTCCAGTGCACGGTCGGGATGGACTTCATCCTGCAGATCGGTCGGATGGTTGGGTTCAACGTGCGCCAGTACCTGACCGACTTCTTCTAG
- the LOC121594242 gene encoding DNA polymerase subunit gamma-2, mitochondrial: MARAGKTFIELLQTCRQSSFVDFRLDGATVRDLSLTSVGQLLRNNLRTASNQLGSGSSNSNAVPLYSGSSNRNVLENLDMVQRANGNKVPKLPIGLLVEEARTNQLVSLGDGFALQLPETLELHTTYLLPPAMGSQFLYQLQRQRKIWWMRWSVDPGRYFISDMRRDEADQGRTTAVSICARFLDRSEHAQMVELERLELSEGERVGERQAAIVRAGHNLDRAVLAILMDALECAASEQCVKIHRKIAPYKCGIVCAGEDATDANVRNNLIELSKHLTYVLRAANLPVHESFSFEQASPALDRLDQIGIPYALLLSAGTLRTGLLQLRSRDTTLSETIHLSDLPHYLERIINA, from the exons ATGGCACGGGCGGGTAAAACCTTTATCGAGCTGTTGCAAACCTGTCGGCAGAGTAGCTTTGTCGATTTTCGGCTGGACGGAGCAACCGTGCGCGATTTATCGCTTACGTCGGTCGGTCAGCTGTTGCGTAACAATTTGCGCACGGCAAGCAACCAGCTGGGCAGCGgcagtagcaacagcaacgCGGTTCCACTGTACAGTGGAAGTAGTAATCGTAACGTACTGGAAAACTTGGACATGGTGCAGCGTGCTAACGGCAACAAGGTGCCGAAACTCCCGATCGGCCTGCTGGTGGAGGAAGCGCGCACGAACCAGCTGGTCAGCCTAGGCGATGGTTTTGCGCTGCAGCTGCCGGAAACGCTCGAGCTGCACACTACCTATCTGCTGCCGCCAGCGATGGGCAGCCAGTTCCTCTACCAGCTGCAGCGACAGCGCAAAATCTGGTGGATGCGTTGGTCCGTCGATCCGGGCCGGTATTTTATCTCCGACATGAGGCGCGACGAGGCAGACCAGGGCCGGACGACGGCCGTATCGATCTGTGCCCGGTTTCTGGACCGGTCCGAGCACGCGCAGATGGTCGAGCTGGAACGGTTAGAGCTGTCCGAGGGCGAGCGGGTGGGCGAGCGGCAGGCAGCAATTGTGCGTGCGGGGCACAATCTTGACCGAGCGGTACTCGCCATCCTAATGGACGCGCTCGAGTGTGCTGCCTCGGAGCAGTGCGTGAAGATTCACCGAAAAATAGCACCGTACAAGTGCGGTATCGTCTGTGCGGGGGAAGATGCGACAG ATGCTAACGTGCGGAATAACTTGATTGAGCTCTCAAAGCATCTAACTTACGTGCTGCGTGCCGCCAACCTTCCCGTCCACGAAAGCTTCTCCTTCGAACAGGCTTCGCCGGCGCTGGATCGACTGGATCAAATCGGCATACCGTACGCCCTGCTCCTAAGCGCCGGAACGCTGCGCACCGGCCTGCTACAGCTGCGCTCCCGCGACACTACCCTGTCCGAAACGATTCACCTGTCCGATCTGCCACACTACTTAGAGAGAATAATAAACGCGTAA
- the LOC121594252 gene encoding glutamyl-tRNA(Gln) amidotransferase subunit C, mitochondrial, which yields MFVSTVRDCGMLRCFVVARRLAPRSFSSLQPTPESSAVTGTANRTWSDRRLQHRTKVPQQPHRSTEPADGNHQSAPVVISHQTVRLLERLSLVDLDSQEALATLQDSIEFASRILPIGTDGVEPLYSVLEREKLALRPDTVDDGDRQTEVLQNATITEEEYFVAPPGNIPLEQGERA from the exons ATGTTTGTCAGTACAGTTCGCGATTGCGGCATGCTGCGTTGCTTTGTGGTCGCGCGAAGGTTGGCACCGAGAAGCTTCTCCTCACTGCAGCCAACGCCCGAGTCGTCCGCTGTTACCGGTACCGCCAACCGTACCTGGTCGGATCGGCGCCTCCAGCATCGTACCAAGGTTCCGCAGCAACCGCACCGGTCAACCGAGCCGGCCGACGGCAATCATCAATCAGCGCCCGTCGTCATCAGTCACCAAACAGTGCGCCTGCTCGAGCGGCTATCGCTCGTAGATTTGGACAGCCA GGAAGCCCTCGCCACGCTGCAGGACTCGATTGAGTTTGCGTCGCGCATTCTGCCCATCGGCACGGACGGCGTGGAACCGCTCTACAGTGTGCTGGAGCGCGAGAAGCTTGCCCTCCGGCCCGACACAGTCGATGACGGTGACCGCCAGACGGAGGTGCTGCAGAACGCAACCATCACCGAGGAGGAGTACTTCGTAGCGCCGCCGGGCAACATTCCGCTCGAGCAGGGCGAACGAGCGTAA
- the LOC121595925 gene encoding DDB1- and CUL4-associated factor 6-like yields MAHRGKQTLFRDLLDGPRTEPAGYRSRLQRDAKNSLAQLQRLERWKEIKAHSGCVNTLSWSTDGQLLLSGSDDQYIAISNPFTGQQQRTKTRHRANIFSARFLPQSDNREVVSCAGDGTVLYSNLNQATGEETHASGHFGCHNTGTTYEVLTVPTEPRSFMSCGEDGTIRLYDLRRVSHCYKAHCRENILIAGPGAITAMALAPVSLHYIAAGNAAGCVRIYDRRYLAVKGANDTPSERHTVAVKVFTIPAFEDRTYRVTSLEYDRCEQQLLVNYSSDHLYLFDVANHEGVGEAGCRKPAARSVVIPGKVSTARQSEGQGGTGGNFLAGTMPVRRLRLRGDWSDTGPNARPAHELSSSMPLGQVRPQLQVTIMNRMADVMSRMLTDPRVRLTLSNSRRIRNLAQRDPPEDMADLLQQVQHQRQEPQPSTSGQQRVPAAGSVAPPRPAHSDDDDDDDEEIAQATQEREQGEADGKKPEEDSDGPSPSASGNQDDGTEDETSSASTNFDYVKQKFIGHRNTRTLIKEATFWGDDFVMSGSDCGSIFAWDRYTGKNVMLVTADQHVVNCVRPHPTLPILASSGIDYDIKVWMPLAQESHFSEEVASKLMKRNAVMLEETRDIITVPASFMIRMLACMHTLRNRQDGAGGGGGADGGGAGGADAEAGAANEHNADTESDASEG; encoded by the exons ATGGCGCACCGTGGAAAGCAAACCCTGTTCCGCGACCTGCTCGACGGTCCGCGGACGGAGCCAGCCGGGTACCGGAGCCGGTTGCAGCGCGACGCGAAGAATTCCCTCGCCCAGCTGCAACGGCTGGAGCGCTGGAAGGAGATCAAGGCGCACAGCGGCTGCGTCAACACGCTATCCTGGAGCACGGAcgggcagctgctgctgtccggCTCGGACGATCAGTACATTGCGATCTCGAACCCGTTCActggccagcagcagcggacgAAAACGCGCCACCGGGCGAACATCTTCAGCGCCCGCTTTCTACCCCAGTCGGACAACCGGGAGGTGGTGTCCTGCGCCGGCGACGGTACCGTGCTGTACTCCAACCTGAACCAGGCCACCGGCGAGGAGACGCACGCGAGCGGCCACTTCGGCTGCCACAACACCGGCACCACGTACGAGGTGCTGACGGTGCCGACCGAGCCGCGATCGTTCATGTCGTGCGGCGAGGACGGCACGATCCGGCTGTACGATTTGCGGCGCGTCAGCCACTGCTACAAGGCGCACTGCCGGGAGAACATACTGATCGCGGGCCCGGGCGCGATCACGGCCATGGCCCTTGCGCCAGTCTCGCTCCACTACATAGCGGCAGGCAATGCTGCCGGCTGCGTGCGCATCTACGACCGCCGCTACCTGGCGGTGAAGGGGGCGAACGATACGCCCAGCGAGCGGCACACGGTCGCGGTGAAGGTGTTCACCATTCCGGCGTTCGAGGACCGGACGTACCGCGTCACCTCCCTCGAGTACGACCGGTGCGAGCAGCAGCTCCTCGTCAACTACTCGTCTGACCATCTGTACCTGTTCGACGTGGCCAACCACGAGGGCGTGGGCGAGGCGGGTTGCCGTAAACCGGCCGCCCGGTCGGTAGTCATCCCCGGCAAGGTCAGCACGGCCCGCCAGTCCGAAGGGCAGGGCGGAACGGGGGGCAACTTTCTCGCCGGCACCATGCCGGTGCGGCGGCTGCGGCTGCGCGGCGACTGGTCCGACACCGGGCCGAACGCGCGGCCGGCCCACGAGCTGTCGTCGAGCATGCCGCTGGGCCAGGTGCGGCCGCAGCTGCAGGTCACCATCATGAACCGCATGGCAGACGTGATGTCGCGCATGCTGACCGATCCGCGCGTTCGGCTGACGCTCAGCAACTCGCGGCGCATCCGAAATCTGGCGCAGCGCGACCCGCCGGAGGATATGGCGGACCTTCTgcagcaggtgcagcaccaacGGCAGGAGCCGCAACCGTCGACGTCCGGGCAGCAGCGCGTACCGGCGGCGGGTAGCGTAGCACCCCCGCGCCCCGCACACagcgacgatgatgacgatgacgatgaggaGATTGCGCAAGCAACGCAGGAGCGGGAGCAGGGCGaggccgacggcaaaaagccAGAAGAGGACAGTGACGGCCCGAGCCCAAGTGCTAGTGGGAACCAGGACGACGGCACGGAGGACGAAACTTCCTCCGCCTCCACCAACTTTGACTACGTCAAGCAGAAGTTCATCGGCCATCGGAACACGCG GACCCTCATTAAGGAGGCAACGTTCTGGGGTGACGATTTCGTCATGTCCGGCTCGGACTGTGGCAGTATCTTCGCCTGGGACCGGTACACGGGCAAAAACGTGATGCTGGTGACGGCCGACCAGCACGTGGTGAACTGTGTCCGGCCGCACCCGACCCTGCCGATACTGGCCAGCTCGGGCATCGATTACGACATCAAGGTGTGGATGCCGCTGGCCCAGGAAAGCCACTTCAGCGAAGAGGTGGCAAGCAAA CTCATGAAGCGGAACGCTGTGATGTTGGAAGAGACAAGGGATATCATAACGGTGCCAGCATCGTTCATGATTCGTATGCTAGCGTGTATGCACACGCTGCGCAACCGGCAGGATGGtgccggcggtggcggtggtgccgatggtggcggtgctggtggtgccgACGCTGAGGCTGGCGCTGCCAATGAGCACAACGCCGATACGGAATCCGACGCATCGGAGGGGTAG